The following proteins are encoded in a genomic region of Tenacibaculum sp. 190524A05c:
- the rsgA gene encoding ribosome small subunit-dependent GTPase A yields the protein MTGTVYKSTGSWYWVKTEEGQFLKCRIKGKFRIKGIKSTNPIAVGDKVEFDIDKKSDEETGIITKIFDRKNYIVRKSVNLSKQTHIIASNIDQVFLLVTIDNPPTFTTFIDRFLVTAEAYSIDVVLVFNKIDTYEIEQKAEILYLKDIYEPIGYKCIEVSATDGTNVDVIKEMMTGKTSMFSGHSGVGKTTLLNCIEPSLNLRTKEITKQHKQGQHTTTFAEMFELSFDAQIIDTPGIKGFGVVDMDKDELGDYFPEFFALKHECKFNNCIHINEPHCAVKEALENEEIAWSRYKSYLQILEGEEENYRTDILSGK from the coding sequence ATGACAGGTACGGTTTATAAATCTACAGGAAGTTGGTATTGGGTAAAGACTGAAGAAGGTCAGTTTTTAAAGTGCAGAATAAAAGGAAAATTCCGAATAAAAGGTATTAAAAGTACCAATCCGATTGCCGTTGGAGATAAAGTTGAATTTGATATTGATAAGAAAAGTGATGAAGAAACTGGAATTATTACCAAAATTTTTGATCGCAAAAACTACATTGTCCGAAAATCAGTAAATCTGTCCAAGCAAACACATATTATTGCATCTAATATCGATCAGGTTTTTCTATTAGTAACGATCGATAATCCGCCTACATTCACCACTTTTATAGATCGATTTTTAGTTACTGCTGAAGCCTATTCAATTGACGTTGTTCTTGTTTTTAATAAGATTGACACGTATGAAATTGAGCAAAAAGCAGAAATTTTATACTTAAAAGATATTTACGAACCTATTGGTTATAAATGCATTGAAGTATCTGCAACAGATGGAACTAATGTCGATGTCATTAAAGAGATGATGACAGGAAAAACAAGTATGTTTTCTGGTCATTCTGGTGTAGGAAAAACTACATTATTAAATTGTATTGAACCTTCCTTAAATTTAAGAACAAAGGAAATTACCAAACAACACAAACAAGGCCAGCATACCACAACTTTTGCAGAAATGTTTGAACTAAGTTTTGACGCTCAAATTATTGATACACCAGGAATAAAAGGTTTTGGTGTAGTTGATATGGATAAAGATGAATTGGGAGACTACTTCCCAGAATTTTTCGCTTTAAAACATGAATGTAAGTTTAATAATTGTATTCATATTAACGAACCACATTGTGCTGTTAAGGAAGCTTTAGAAAATGAAGAAATAGCTTGGTCTCGCTATAAAAGTTATTTGCAAATTTTAGAAGGAGAAGAAGAAAACTACAGAACCGATATTTTATCTGGAAAATAA
- a CDS encoding DUF5995 family protein yields MKPIHNIDDVIAVLQDIIDTSIQEKSPLGYFAALYQKVTIKVKEGIQNGFFEDGPRMEKLDIIFAKRYIDAYYDFSQNKTVTSSWLKAFMLSKKFWPIVLQHLLIGMNAHINLDLGIAAAQVSEGQPIENLKNDFDKINEILSSLVTDVENDLATIWPFLRKILKFTRKVDNFLVDFSMEIARDGAWNFAVHLANTSPSDLDKVIQERDKKVAEIASLISNPGLIANVIFGIIRLGERGTVPQKIKDLMH; encoded by the coding sequence ATGAAACCAATTCATAACATTGATGACGTTATTGCTGTACTGCAAGACATTATTGATACTTCAATTCAAGAAAAAAGTCCGCTAGGTTATTTTGCTGCGTTATATCAAAAAGTAACCATTAAAGTAAAAGAAGGAATTCAAAATGGTTTTTTTGAGGATGGACCTAGAATGGAAAAGCTAGATATTATTTTTGCAAAAAGATATATAGATGCTTACTACGATTTTTCCCAGAATAAAACAGTAACCTCTTCATGGTTAAAAGCTTTTATGTTATCTAAAAAATTCTGGCCAATTGTATTACAGCATTTGCTAATTGGAATGAATGCTCATATTAATCTTGATTTAGGAATTGCCGCAGCTCAAGTTTCAGAAGGACAACCAATCGAAAATTTGAAAAATGATTTTGATAAAATCAACGAAATTCTGTCCTCATTAGTTACTGATGTAGAAAATGACTTAGCAACGATTTGGCCATTTTTAAGAAAGATTTTAAAATTCACTAGAAAGGTAGATAATTTCCTAGTTGATTTCAGTATGGAAATTGCTCGTGATGGTGCATGGAATTTTGCTGTTCATTTGGCTAATACTTCTCCATCTGATTTAGATAAAGTAATTCAAGAAAGAGATAAAAAAGTAGCTGAAATAGCTTCTTTAATAAGTAATCCTGGGCTAATTGCGAATGTTATTTTTGGTATAATTCGCTTAGGTGAAAGAGGAACAGTTCCTCAAAAAATAAAAGACTTAATGCATTAA